The proteins below come from a single Metarhizium brunneum chromosome 1, complete sequence genomic window:
- the sor4 gene encoding Sorbicillinoid biosynthetic cluster transcription factor sor4, whose translation MAVYACRYVYGGVLFGFRQCKASAHLRNKPPGYQLDNYDGRVAKLDCVISQLKMEIQVVRYKGLPKMRKEVELLSSAGNYSRFRGCYPRHSGQARPYNAFPAAEPSSHLERVRSCSTIPVPNSVNKEVLLNIVNTTTTTSSGDAGQEPELACEECRRRKARCDRVRPRCGICAESGRTCVVVDKRSQRGPKKGQLKDLRSRLMLLEQRLGGQPDSSNLPKERDSSPKPSKKVSPERDLISSSASTDIGLDMGSDPGALALFEPGSGLKQMPTLTPDLTTASTATSMAACICEGWQTEPGIFQNSYPQIPTPQSATAPGHMPSFDLLYFERVHPVAPMIHKRRYFAWAGDADTSPARTALRSAMRTIASAMSPQFCDIVQIMYALTRRMLKTQDACGETGLPWMARPKPPQEQQKIDHERIQAWLLLAYYDVLRNYGIQALVTARRAFRLLQLSGLYKMDAHRSHISTSPAETSWNAQLCLSNNEADEPILQQT comes from the exons ATGGCCGTATATGCATGCAGATATGTATATGGAGGCGTTCTGTTTGGGTTCAGGCAATGCAAGGCATCGGCACACCTGCGAAACAAGCCGCCAGGATACCAGCTGGACAACTACGACGGGCGTGTTGCGAAACTAGACTGCGTAATCTCGCAACTCAAGATGGAGATACAAGTCGTACGCTACAAAGGTTTACCAAAGATGAGGAAAGAAGTTGAGCTCCTGAGCTCGGCAGGTAATTATTCTCGCTTCCGAGGGTGTTACCCCAGGCACTCAGGCCAAGCCAGACCATATAACGCCTTTCCCGCTGCCGAACCATCATCTCATCTTGAGCGTGTCCGATCTTGCTCTACGATCCCAGTACCAAATAGTGTGAACAAAGAAGTCCTACTCAACATAGTGAACACCACCACGACTACCTCATCTGGTGATGCTGGGCAAGAGCCTGAACTGGCTTGTGAAGAATGCCGTCGTCGCAAGGCACGCTGTGACCGGGTAAGACCGCGGTGTGGGATATGCGCAGAGTCTGGAAGAACTTGTGTTGTTGTCGACAAGAGATCTCAGCGTGGCCCAAAGAAGGGCCAACTAAAAGATTTACGGTCAAGATTAA TGTTGCTAGAGCAGCGGCTAGGTGGACAACCTGATTCTTCGAATCTACCAAAAGAGCGCGACAGTTCCCCCAAACCATCTAAAAAAGTAAGCCCTGAACGCGACCTTATTTCCTCGAGCGCGAGCACCGATATTGGGTTGGATATGGGTTCTGATCCAGGGGCGTTGGCGCTCTTTGAACCAGGTTCGGGCTTGAAACAGATGCCGACACTTACACCCGATCTTACGACGGCGTCAACAGCGACTTCCATGGCAGCTTGCATTTGCGAAGGCTGGCAGACCGAACCTGGCATATTTCAAAACTCCTATCCACAAATTCCTACTCCGCAATCGGCGACAGCCCCGGGACATatgccgtcctt CGATTTACTTTACTTTGAGAGAGTACACCCCGTTGCCCCCATGATCCATAAGCGACGATACTTTGCTTGGGCAGGCGACGCAGACACCTCGCCGGCTCGCACCGCTCTGCGGTCTGCCATGAGAACCATTGCCTCCGCCATGTCACCTCAGTTCTGCGACATTGTGCAAATCATGTATGCTTTGACGCGGCGCATGCTCAAAACACAGGACGCATGCGGCGAGACTGGTCTGCCATGGATGGCAAGACCAAAGCCGCCgcaggagcagcagaagATTGACCACGAGCGCATCCAAGCTTGGCTTTTGCTCGCCTACTATGATGTTTTACGAAATTATGGGATTCAGGCCTTGGTCACTGCCAGGCGAGCCTTCCGCCTTCTTCAGCTCTCTGGACTGTATAAGATGGACGCCCACAGGAGCCATATCAGTACTTCGCCTGCTGAGACGAGCTGGAATGCGCAACTGTGCCTGTCAAACAATGAAGCAGATGAGCCAATCTTGCAACAGACGTAG
- the SAT4_0 gene encoding Satratoxin biosynthesis SC1 cluster protein 4, whose translation MAWGIFNDPVQSLVFAVGLVFTPICVIATALRFIASRVSLGKIGIEDWLALGALVFYITWTVITAATYLDDMDFTKSSATSRLLPLVIATLMFAPNQLCAKLSILFLYHRIFGVKKAYSLWIKALGILQIIYTIPTMVIEALECWPVQKSRATNESCIVISAAFMARAEPVNSFVDFAMATLAIFMLRSLQTSRKTKWKLSLLFISGALAGIIGFIKAGLAFPAAYGNQIFMGVGTTVQMALSIICCCAITFRPLLTKTHLFSSLAAKILACGSRLLLVRKAFPPSSDRTSDHGINLETASGTRHPAVSNDV comes from the exons ATGGCTTGGGGCATCTTCAACGACCCTGTACAGAGTCTTGTATTTGCTGTTGGTCTTGTATTCACACCTATCTGCGTTATAGCAACCGCTCTTCGCTTTATTGCCTCTCGGGTATCGTTGGGTAAAATTGGCATTGAGGATTGGCTCGCCCTGGGAGCTCTGGTATTTTATATTACATGGACCGTAATTACAG CTGCAACTTACCTTGACGATATGGACTTCACGAAATCGAGTGCAACTTCGCGTCTTCTA CCTTTGGTTATTGCGACGCTCATGTTTGCCCCAAACCAACTATGTGCTAAACTTAGTATTCTATTCCTCTATCACCGTATTTTCGGCGTCAAGAAAGCTTACTCGCTCTGGATTAAAGCCCTTGGTATACTCCAAATTATCTATACTATTCCCACCATGGTGATTGAAGCGCTTGAATGCTGGCCGGTGCAAAAGTCCCGAGCCACCAATGAATCGTGTATTGTTATTTCGGCTGCATTTATGGCTCGTGCCGAGCCAGTCAACTCAtttgtcgactttgccatggCAACCCTTGCTATCTTTATGCTTCGCAGTCTACAAACCAGCCGAAAGACTAAATGGAAGCTTTCACTTCTTTTCATCTCTGGAGCACT ggCTGGAATTATTGGCTTTATAAAGGCCGGTCTTGCGTTTCCAGCAGCTTATG GCAATCAAATCTTTATGGGCGTCGGGACGACGGTGCAGATGGCCCTTAGTATTATCTGCTGCTGCGCCATCACCTTTAGACCACTTCTCACGAAGACTCACCTTTTTAGCAGCCTGGCCGCTAAAATCTTGGCGTGCGGAAGCAGACTTCTTCTTGTGAGAAAGGCTTTCCCGCCGTCGTCGGACCGCACATCGGATCATGGGATCAATCTAGAGACCGCTAGCGGCACCAGGCATCCCGCTGTTTCCAATGATGTGTGA